The Astatotilapia calliptera chromosome 4, fAstCal1.2, whole genome shotgun sequence genome segment TTTTCACCGTAACAATTGTGTTGAAGAAAACGTGCAACAACACGGGGACCGTCCGAGCACACTGAGTGACTCTCGGCCAGTCAGCAGCTTCAACCAGCAGCTCGTGGAGCGTGCTCAGTCGGTCAATTGTGTCACCTAAACAGGGAGATACAAAATTACAATGATTTCATTGGCTAGAGCATAATTTAAGAAGCTACCTGCCCCTGCTGCTTAGATTTAAACAGAATtacagaagaaacaaaaagcaaatataCTGTGTGTGCAGTGAAGAGAAGACAGGAAAGCAGGGAGGAGCCTTGGGTCAGAGCAGACCTGGAACAGTTTGGCCTTTTATTCTTATTTGATTTCCTTCTGTTCTGTGACTTGTCCTACCTGAGCCTGCCTCCGTTCGGAGCACGAAGAGGAAAAGCCCTCTGAAAGAAGGGTTTCGAAATGCATCCAGTGACACGAAGCTGCGACCGACTGGCTCAGAGATGGGCAAACATGTGGACCTGTGACACATGAGACCCAGTGAGACAGGGATAAAAACTGTGCATGTAACCAAATCCCTGTGGGAAGCAGTTTTTCTCCTGCGTGTGCCTGAACCTGTGCTGCAGGACCAGCGTGGCAGAGAGACAGGGCAGGTCAAGCAGGGTGTGAAGCAGCTCCACCGCAGTTCCAGTTGTAACCATAGAGGGCAGCAGATCCACAAAGTCGTCCACCATCGCTGGACTGTCCCATGCTAAAAActacacagaaaaagaaaacatgtaagGAATAAAAAGCACATCCACAATCTAACAATTGTTGCACATGTTTTCTCAGCTTTTCACCTTCAACAGATTTGGAAAGTAGAGCGTGTACTGTGGAACCCGAAGCTCTATGCTTTCCACGTTAAGTCGAAGGAAGCGTAGAAGCTCGTGTGCCAGGAATGGGTCATTGAAAAGCTCCGTAGGAAACCGACCGAACACCACCTTCCACACGTTCTCACAGTCCACTGCAGCCATCTCGCCTGATCGgatacaaataaacatattCAACCTTGCACGCACAGAAAAAGGGGTCATGTATGATGTCATCGTGTGAGCAACCAATTTACAGTGAACACACGTGACCCTGTTTTCCGTTCTAAACTTGTGGCAGCTGCGAGCACATGTTGCTGTGTATGCGCACCGTGGTTGAGGTAGAACTGTGCTATGGGCAGCAGGACTCTGGCATTCGACAGCTCTGAGCTGAGGCGACCAAAGAGAGCCTTTATGCAGGGGAAGGTCCTGTAGACCAGCGAGGCGTCCTCAGCACACACGCAGTCCAGGATGCACACGGCCTCCACCAGAcactgaaacaggaaacaggacacAAGGGCAGCAGAATAAATCTTGATAACACTGCAGAACTTTCTTTTGGTTAACACCAGTGGTTTCTCTaatgcaggggtgtcaaacataaggccctaGGGTTAGAATCGGCCTGCCGAGGAATCCAATCCAGCCCActagaaaatgtgaaggagggctTAGTTTTTACACGCTAACTACATTTTCGTagcttttacagcttttccaacCGATAAAAACCTCAGTCATGGCCAATCATACTGCACTAAAAAACCAAAGTAATAGATAAACGTCTTAATGACAGAAGAGTTCCTCTTTTTTATTATCTACAacagaaatgtcttttttttatagtgggtctggagtttaaaaaaaagattctctGTACACGTCTATTCCTTACAATTTAATCATGCTGACAGGTTTCCTCCACTTACTGCAGCTGCATTTCTCAATTGTGTCAAAAATCAGAGATGCACTGTTGAAACTGCACTTCTTTTCTCTTATATGAAGCTATCTGAGGGACTCGGTGCAGTTAAACAACACAGGAAGGGGAGTTTTCTCTGGTCTGGCCCCTTTCAGGTCAGAGTGGGCTGTGACGTCAAGGGGTGATGTCACCGCCCAGACTTGATGTCTGGTTCAGCAACATTTATCCCCAAATGAAGAATGACTGAGCACTTTATGCACTCAACAGCTGTAAACAACCTCCAGAGGGATACATTCCACCTTCCCTTTGAGTCACTAATTCACATAGTTtggctcttttttgttttgacatgtttctatttatttacattatacTGCAAGTCATTCCCAAACTGTGTTACATATCCACAGAACTCAGAAAAACAAGTCAAACTGTGAGCTTGTATCAGCAAACAGCAGTGCATCTTACAACACCATTGTGTGGAAGTGTAACGCAAagaatgtaaaatgtaattagGGGGTTAGGGGCAGAAAAGGACAGTGTAGATCAGCAACTGAGCCAGACTAAGCCAAGCATCCTATCTAGGTCTCCTTCTTTCAGCCTGACTTCTTAAACAGAACACCAGGAGGCGCTCTTTACTACAACACAGTGAACAGGAAAAGCTACAGTTATCTACATCAACACTGTGGCTCTTAGTTTAAGTATTAAAGGAAGTCAGGCTAAAAGTGTCTAAAAGTGATTTAAACCCCTCAGTTTTACAAACTGCACCATGAAATGTGTTTCCATAGTGATAATAAGTGATCTGCAGACTCACCGCTTTTTGCAGTTCTGTATCGGTCTTCTTGTGTGCCTCTGATGGAAAGAGAACAAATAAAGATCCGTGCATGAGGAATTCTGCTACGCGTCTCACTTTTCTCTCACCCGGTGCAATTTAATGCGCACACACTCACTGCGGTCGCTCTGTTCGATGAGGCGCTGGCAGTACTGGAAAGCCTTCTCTCTGAGACGCTCCTTTGGAGGCAGCAGTCGGCTGGAGGAGGACGTCGCCGAAACCATAGAAACTACGGACCCGTCCACCTCCGATCGGTCATCTGTGACAACGTGTAACGGCTTGGGAATTAGAGGTCGTGACCTTCTCGGTATAATGATTCGTGATTAAGGTCTATATCCGATTGCTCCGAACACATCAGGAGTCGGAGTTAAATTGTGTTTCTGATGATGTTAAGTAGAATCACTACAGGTTAGTAAAATGCCTCATGCCTCGACTGAAACCTACTGTTGCGGTCTCTAATTTCACCTCTTAgaacacacagaaatgaaagaaatcaacACAAATGTGCTCATATTTTTGTGATGTTAATCAAAGCTTAGTTACAGTATTCTTAAAGTGTACCATGCAAGGGATCAAAAGAAGCATTATTAGACCACATTAGCTAGTAATAACTTTGATATACACTTTCATTTTAGGaaccttgttttctttgctcataTTTCAGACTCCAGTACTGTGAAGCAGGATTTGAGGCTCTGTAAGCTAACATCAAGTTTAACCCTTGGATTTCAATATCATGAAGGGCGTTCCCATCTTACTGGGATTCACCATCATAGCACCCACAGCACAACCTGCTCCAGGACAGATCCACATGACTACCAAAACACCACCTATTGACCCTGCTGCACAGACAGTGACAGGATCTCCCTTTTAGAGACCGTCTAAATCCCGACAAGCATCAATAAGAGACACAAATTCTCAACACAGGGAGCATTACTCCAGTCCAGGTTTGAAAGAAAAGGGGACACTGGACTTTCACTGTTTTAGCCATAACAGATCAGCTCCCTGATAGCAACACCCTGAACCGCTGTTACATGCAGGACGGATTCATGCTTCTGtgctgtttacaccaaattctgaccatctgaatgttgctgCAGAAACTGAGATGTAACCGGGCAATGTTTTCCCGATCATCTTTTGTCCGATTTTGGTGAGCATGTGTGAATTGTAACCacactttcctgttcttaggTGACAAGAGTGGCACTCGATACGTTCTTGTGCTGCTCCATCTCATCTGCATATTTTGGTTGCAACGAGTTGTTATTTGACTTCTAAGTCTTGTAAACTTGAAGCGTCCTGACAATTCCGTCTTCCACAAATGACtcgattttcttttcattttcctcaAATTTGTATTCTTGTGGGACATTTATGGGTTTAGCCGTATCCATGTTTGCGTTTGGTCACGCCTCTTTTACATTAACCAGCTTTTAGCTTGATTTGGAAAATCTTGGCTGACTTGTCAGGCTGACGCTGCTCAGCAGAACTATGGTATAGCCAGGTAGTAAAACAGATCTCAGGGATCTGTTGAACTTTCTTTGGTAATCTGTAACTGTTTCCGTGCCAAATTATACAATTAAATCATTGCGAAAAATGTATGCCAGTTCAGAGTGATCAGAATATTAAGCTCACATAAATCCTTTACAGTTTTGGTAAAAGATTCAAAACGCCATCAGATTACAGTTTTATAATTCAtgcttacaaaaacatgttttgaccGTGTGGAGAAAGGCCAACCATCACTGCATGACTAAGACTAGCTTCATATTTTGTTTGTATCTTCGAGCCAGTCTGTGGGCGACACTGATTTACCCAAATCACTCATATCGGCATCTGTTTGTATCAGTGGATTCTGTATGAGGCCAACTGGACTGGATGAGTCACACTgacaatgtaaacaaaacagcGTCTACGTTAAAACTGAACAAATTCACTTTGTTAACAGCAAACCGATGAACTGGCTCTCTGTGCACACAGGACTCATTAAGATCTTTAGCTTTAACATGAGCTCACTACCGAGGGCTAGATGTAAGTAACCATACACGTTTGAGAAAGTGACGATTATCACTGATGACACAATGACTAATAATTGTCGGAATGCTATTATAAGAAAGCAACACAGTCAAATTAGGGTCAAAGACCACAAACATCCAAACACAGAAGTTTCAAGATGAAATTGAACTTGCCGCCCACACTTTACACAACACATGCAATGTGTGGCTGTGTGGCATTTGCAGTTCAGCATCTCACCCTTAAAAGTGGCTGCTGTCAGAGCATATTTGATCATGATTAGGACCTCATAAGAAAAATTAGGGGAAGGCAAATGACTGTGGAAAGAGGAGGTTAAAAGTCAGAGATTATGATTTCTGATTAGAGACTTGTTTGTTAGTTAAAGTTTAGAGTTGTGAATTGATCTGTACCGCCTCCAGTTAAAGAACAGTGGGGGAGTTCAGCTTATTTAATTCTTAGAATCAGGCACATGCAGGGAAGGTTCACAACCTCTCATGTCTTACCATTTGAAAAGGAGTGGGAGACTGACAGGCTGAGTTGTAGCCTGTTTGCTGAAGATGatgaaaacacagagcaggtcatctgagACTTAGTCATATGAAGCAATAACAGCCCTAATACATCCTACCTTGAAGCAAAGGCTCCTCAAAAAATAGAATAGTCATTCTTGGAGAAGTATTATACGGCCATTCAAACACCTGCCATTTAAGCTAGTTTATAACTAATAGAAGCAAAAATGGCTCAGATGGGCAGAACTGTGGAGCTGTTTGTAAATAGAAACACATAAAAGTGTCACTAGCATATTACAGCAAATGGTCATACCTGCATCTACTGTGCTGCAGCTGGAATGGTAGGTGAGAAGCCAATGACGCAGCATGGAAAAGGAGTAGACGTTCATCCACTGGTCTTCAGTGAAGCCCTGACCCACACATAGGACAGTGAAGAAATCTCCGGACACAGACCCATCCAGCTCTGCTATAGGCACCGGCTGACAGTGGGAGAAGGGAAAAAATCCACAAGCAATCCAGTTTAGCTTTACTAACTTATATATTCACTAGTTCATTACCTTCCTGGAAGAGTCACAAGCTTAATGTAATCCTATACTTGCTAATACTAATAATACTTACCTAACTTACCTAATACTTGCTCAATATGAAAATTAACTGCTCACCTGACGGGATCTGGGCCCCGTGAAGAATCCTCCAGAGGAAGTCCCGACTCCCTGCATGACGCTAGCATAACGCAGCCAATCAACAAGCTTTTTGCTTACAAGGGTCATTTGATCTGCAGACAGTCAGAATTGGAGAGAGATCTGAGTGCAACTCTCTCCAGTGCAAACAACTTAAAGCAATAAGATAAGACACACGGAGGTGAATCCAGAGGTTTCCCTTTACCCCTCATTATCACTCTTCTCCAAATTAACTGTACTTTGAAGGACTAAACAGgcttgaaaacacacaaaaattttctttatatacattttaattttatgaaATTACCAACAAACATAACACAGTGTGTTCTACACTGTATGAACAATTAGTTGGTGCACATAGCAGATGCAGGAAGTGATGTGGAattattttttacaacatttgatAAAAGTCCAGATCTGTATCTGTATGTCCCGCTACCTTCGCTGAGGCACTCTGGGCTGTGTGTGAGGACGTTGTTGAGGACTGGCAGGGTGTGCATGAGCGAGTGAGTCGGCCCTTCAGACGGTCGACTCTCCAGATTGCGAAGGAGTTGAGTGCAGAGAGATGAAAGATCACCCTTGGATACAGCCTGTCAGGATTAAAAGTGTGAAAGAGGATTGCATTAGATAATGCCtttaaaaaagcccaacaagtaagacacacacacacatacaacacaAACTGGGACTGTGTTACTAAATGTCttctatatttaaaattacaacaaTACTGGCTAATTATTTTTCCAATATCCTGAGCTGAAAAAGGATGTGGTGAGTCTTTTAAATACATGTCTCACAGTAATGAAGAAGTAGGCTCAACCACACAATTTCAGTTCTGCCCACCTGTGAGAGCAGCAGACCAGCAGCGTGACTGTTCAGCTGACCGAGATTGTCCTGGTTGTAATTCAGCTCTTGACCAGTGAGGGGCAGCGTTTCTCTGAGCACAGCGGTGCTCAGCACCTGATGCTGCTCCGCAGGTGATGAGAGAAGCGCTACAAACCTCTTCTGGAGCTCTAAAGGCAGCCTTGGGTTGACGACAGCAGAAGAGAAATAAGACAACGCACTTATTTATCCCACAGTGATGCAGACCCAAGACATTTGGCTTGACttgctttttaataattatattaAGCTGAGGGATAGATTTAAACATTATTACAACTTTAATTAAAAGTGTGGGAAGAAAGGGAAGCTGCTGTTTACTGTGAAAAAAAGACCACATGGAAAGTGAGAGGCTGAACTGTTGAAAACACTGCCTTTGAGAACACAGAGCAAAGGAACAGCAACTTGCAGACATAACAGCAAAATGTAAGACCTGACATTTATTCGTTTGAACTGCTGATTAGTGGAACTCTTAACGCTTAGGTGGTCACGGTGGATGAAACATAGTTTAGAGGTTGTTGCAAGCAAACAGATGACATAGGTGCTGATAAGATGATAGGCGCTGAGAGCAGAGGAGACCACGGCAGTGTGGAAATGTGGGTGTCTGATCACCGATTTCAACTCCGCCCCCAGTTTCTAGGCGTCCTGACTAAACCACAATCCCAAAGTTTTCAAAAGGAAACAGACATCGTGCACAGGAAGTGCTACTGAaattgacaataaaaaaaatgtagtgtTTGCGTACCCTGAATCTCTGACACTAGTGAGGAAAGAGTGGGAGGAGGGAGTGAAAAAAGTGGGTTTAGAGAAAGAGATAAGTAGCTTAAGTTATAAGAAATGAATACACAAAGGTGGAGATGAATCATTAAGTTTAAAATGTAGAGCAGTGAGAATGAAAACTGGTATCAGCTCATCCACGACATGAAGTATGAGAGGCGTGGGTGGGAGTTCTTACGTTCGGGTGTACTTGGTGGCAGAAAGGATGAGGTGCAGCCTCTGCAGGGAGTCCACTGTGTCGTGACCGAGCTCCTTGCCCTGAAGCATCTTCATTAATCTGCTGTAAAACTTCTGCAGCTCAGACTCCTGAATCTCTCTGCAAACGACAGAGTGCGGCTGGTTTTGATCTCTTTAAAGACCCCTGACAGATCTCACGGAAGCTAAACACtcgttgaaaaaaataaaaataaaactctgaCAGAGTTATGTGACAGCGAACACATTTCTTTCTACTCAAGTTAAAGTCGCGAACGCTTTAAAGAGCCCTGAGAAGAATGTATCTTTAAAGTGCGTTTGAATAACATGGAGATATATTCAACATGCTAGCTAGCTTTAGTTTCAGTAGCTAAACAGATTAAAGGAAAGCGAAATgcggggagaaaaaaagaaagctatcCTTTCATTCTGCCCTTACCTTGCTTGTTTAATTAAACTCTCTGAAGCGTGAGAATACATTTTGAAAGAATATTATTCTGCCACATCTGTCTGAAGCGGAAGGTAAACAGTCCGTTTGCTAATCGAGTCCTGACTGGAATCACATGACGTGACTTTAGTTCCGCTAATGAACTAAAACCACTGCCGGACTCTCCCACTCCGTTTGTATTCaaacagtttaaagaaaaagtgCACGGTGGCAGGCATATAATACGGACGAACCGAATAAAAATGACTGTGCCTACAAACCTTCTTCCGAAGCATTTGAAAAGGTTCCAGGTTTTTGCGACAGTCCTTCGACTACACAATACGTTACAATCAGACGACAACGAATTTCTCAATTATAGAAGGGTAAATTTAATTCTTAATAGGTTACATTGTAACTTTTAATTTTGTTATGtctttatatttaaacatttacttAGTTTGATActtttataaatacattttttcttcttctctcacctCTCCAGCTTTGTCCTActaaacctgagctgtccctttGATGTGATGGTTTCTAATTCTGTCCTGTTTAGCTCTGCCTCTATACAtgatagcaggtctcactaccgtCTTGTAGTGCTGATACTTGTAGTGTTTAAACTAATACAGAGCCAGTAATGCCAATATCAATACTGAGACCGATACTTTCAACTTTCATGCTAGTATCGATCTGATACCAATACCAGTGTTGGTATCAATACTATAGATCTGCGGACCCTCACATTCTGTAACCTTCGCTTTCACCCTTCCCTTCCTAGGCATTTGTCCCACAAAACACCTACACCACTTGTCTCCActcactccaccctgcctgcactctcttcctcacctctcttgtgcactgtccatTGGTTTGCATGGTTGACCCGGGGGATTTaaactcacacacattcactgtcTCTACTCCTTGCTGCTTCACTGTtacacctgtctccctctcatccacacacatgtattctgtcttgcttctaatgactttcattcttcttctcttcagtgtatacctccacctctcccacCTATTTTCGACCCACTCCCTTCTCTCACTACAATGGCGTCCCTAAACATCACAGTCCACGGAGACTCCTGGTTGAGCTAATCTGTCAGCACTTCCTCTTCCATCACTACTGTCTCGCTGTCCTCATACGTCCCTCATGCAGTACCACAGTTCCT includes the following:
- the ap5z1 gene encoding AP-5 complex subunit zeta-1 isoform X2; translation: MYSHASESLIKQAREIQESELQKFYSRLMKMLQGKELGHDTVDSLQRLHLILSATKYTRTLPLELQKRFVALLSSPAEQHQVLSTAVLRETLPLTGQELNYNQDNLGQLNSHAAGLLLSQAVSKGDLSSLCTQLLRNLESRPSEGPTHSLMHTLPVLNNVLTHSPECLSEDQMTLVSKKLVDWLRYASVMQGVGTSSGGFFTGPRSRQPVPIAELDGSVSGDFFTVLCVGQGFTEDQWMNVYSFSMLRHWLLTYHSSCSTVDADDRSEVDGSVVSMVSATSSSSRLLPPKERLREKAFQYCQRLIEQSDRKAHKKTDTELQKACLVEAVCILDCVCAEDASLVYRTFPCIKALFGRLSSELSNARVLLPIAQFYLNHGEMAAVDCENVWKVVFGRFPTELFNDPFLAHELLRFLRLNVESIELRVPQYTLYFPNLLKFLAWDSPAMVDDFVDLLPSMVTTGTAVELLHTLLDLPCLSATLVLQHRSTCLPISEPVGRSFVSLDAFRNPSFRGLFLFVLRTEAGSGDTIDRLSTLHELLVEAADWPRVTQCARTVPVLLHVFFNTIVTIADEKLLAHLILVMLERSSLLLNIPAYIKEIHRVFSCHLLRLCKLHPSLVVNQSHELLEFAGSTANVYSKEELYTHVVWVLGEYLSVSCDSRCSVSLITSCFEALEAVLFEITSSAPPTGTVCPAPKVINTLMSALAKLASRSHDLIPRVSLFLSKLRTVTRSGSVAWCSDEEDLVAIVTRGEELWSLLKAPGVAQSVLTPPPHVIAPQWHRDTNVALPLQLRALTSLTHSQ
- the ap5z1 gene encoding AP-5 complex subunit zeta-1 isoform X3, encoding MKMLQGKELGHDTVDSLQRLHLILSATKYTRTLPLELQKRFVALLSSPAEQHQVLSTAVLRETLPLTGQELNYNQDNLGQLNSHAAGLLLSQAVSKGDLSSLCTQLLRNLESRPSEGPTHSLMHTLPVLNNVLTHSPECLSEDQMTLVSKKLVDWLRYASVMQGVGTSSGGFFTGPRSRQPVPIAELDGSVSGDFFTVLCVGQGFTEDQWMNVYSFSMLRHWLLTYHSSCSTVDAANRLQLSLSVSHSFSNDDRSEVDGSVVSMVSATSSSSRLLPPKERLREKAFQYCQRLIEQSDRKAHKKTDTELQKACLVEAVCILDCVCAEDASLVYRTFPCIKALFGRLSSELSNARVLLPIAQFYLNHGEMAAVDCENVWKVVFGRFPTELFNDPFLAHELLRFLRLNVESIELRVPQYTLYFPNLLKFLAWDSPAMVDDFVDLLPSMVTTGTAVELLHTLLDLPCLSATLVLQHRSTCLPISEPVGRSFVSLDAFRNPSFRGLFLFVLRTEAGSGDTIDRLSTLHELLVEAADWPRVTQCARTVPVLLHVFFNTIVTIADEKLLAHLILVMLERSSLLLNIPAYIKEIHRVFSCHLLRLCKLHPSLVVNQSHELLEFAGSTANVYSKEELYTHVVWVLGEYLSVSCDSRCSVSLITSCFEALEAVLFEITSSAPPTGTVCPAPKVINTLMSALAKLASRSHDLIPRVSLFLSKLRTVTRSGSVAWCSDEEDLVAIVTRGEELWSLLKAPGVAQSVLTPPPHVIAPQWHRDTNVALPLQLRALTSLTHSQ
- the ap5z1 gene encoding AP-5 complex subunit zeta-1 isoform X1, with amino-acid sequence MYSHASESLIKQAREIQESELQKFYSRLMKMLQGKELGHDTVDSLQRLHLILSATKYTRTLPLELQKRFVALLSSPAEQHQVLSTAVLRETLPLTGQELNYNQDNLGQLNSHAAGLLLSQAVSKGDLSSLCTQLLRNLESRPSEGPTHSLMHTLPVLNNVLTHSPECLSEDQMTLVSKKLVDWLRYASVMQGVGTSSGGFFTGPRSRQPVPIAELDGSVSGDFFTVLCVGQGFTEDQWMNVYSFSMLRHWLLTYHSSCSTVDAANRLQLSLSVSHSFSNDDRSEVDGSVVSMVSATSSSSRLLPPKERLREKAFQYCQRLIEQSDRKAHKKTDTELQKACLVEAVCILDCVCAEDASLVYRTFPCIKALFGRLSSELSNARVLLPIAQFYLNHGEMAAVDCENVWKVVFGRFPTELFNDPFLAHELLRFLRLNVESIELRVPQYTLYFPNLLKFLAWDSPAMVDDFVDLLPSMVTTGTAVELLHTLLDLPCLSATLVLQHRSTCLPISEPVGRSFVSLDAFRNPSFRGLFLFVLRTEAGSGDTIDRLSTLHELLVEAADWPRVTQCARTVPVLLHVFFNTIVTIADEKLLAHLILVMLERSSLLLNIPAYIKEIHRVFSCHLLRLCKLHPSLVVNQSHELLEFAGSTANVYSKEELYTHVVWVLGEYLSVSCDSRCSVSLITSCFEALEAVLFEITSSAPPTGTVCPAPKVINTLMSALAKLASRSHDLIPRVSLFLSKLRTVTRSGSVAWCSDEEDLVAIVTRGEELWSLLKAPGVAQSVLTPPPHVIAPQWHRDTNVALPLQLRALTSLTHSQ